TTTTATACGGCCGCGCTCAACAGCATGAGAAAAAGCACGGCGAAAAGTTTTTTTCATTTCCCTGTTTTATTTATCAAGTTTTACGCAATAAAAAAATCCCGGAAACCCGGGATTTTTTTCACGTTACGCGTTTTTCGTGCGTACGCTGTGATGTTTTTTGCCGTCATAATTGCGCCATACCACCCACAGCGAGGTAGCGATGCACAGTGACGAATACGCGCCGCTGATGAAGCCCACCAGCATGACCAGCGCGAAGTTTTTCGTGGTTTCGCCGCCGAAGAAGTACAGCGAGCCGACCGCGAACAAAACGGTCGTCAATGTGTAGAAACTGCGCGTAATACTTTGCTTAATACTGTCGTTCGCGAGCGTTTCATACGAATCCGTTTTGCGATGCGTGCGCAAGTTTTCGCGGACACGGTCGAAAATAACGACCGATTCGTTCATCGAGTAACCGATGACCGTCAAAATCGCCGCCAGGAACGACGCGTCAATTTCCAAATGGAACAATGCGAACGTGCCGAGCACTACTAAGATATCGTGCGTAATCGCGATGATACAGGAAATGCCGATCCGGTATTCAAAACGATAGGAGATGTACGCGATCAACGCGGCGAAAGCGACCAGCAAATTGATCAGCGCGTGTTCG
This Negativicoccus succinicivorans DNA region includes the following protein-coding sequences:
- the secF gene encoding protein translocase subunit SecF — its product is MNWKWNLVSYRKIWFTFSTLLVIPCIIAIAVFGFNWGIDFTGGTIIDLNFAQNVTVAQVREAVTDDGLGASTIQLSGNVDGESGHEVMIRTHNLSAEETNTVVAHVQQKLGDVDVKRIESVGAVIGSEVTEHALINLLVAFAALIAYISYRFEYRIGISCIIAITHDILVVLGTFALFHLEIDASFLAAILTVIGYSMNESVVIFDRVRENLRTHRKTDSYETLANDSIKQSITRSFYTLTTVLFAVGSLYFFGGETTKNFALVMLVGFISGAYSSLCIATSLWVVWRNYDGKKHHSVRTKNA